The Streptomyces albofaciens JCM 4342 genome has a segment encoding these proteins:
- a CDS encoding alpha/beta hydrolase family protein, giving the protein MGIASLHLVDGGRRDPWVAERRYRELMVSVRHPAREAGGCPLAPQMLPGEAAAFEEWSNFSGDIAKGLADWGATLTHAHLGAPVARHAGRGFPVVLYSPGAGDPRSLGSTLADELASRGYVVVSVDHTYEAPGVQFPDGRVARTRMPEEAGKAQRPEQVVALLKKLTAVRVADTRFVLDELARPAALPRGLRGALDLRAVGMFGQSGGGFTAAQAMHDDRRIKAAVNMDGVMGYTQRDDDPANPSTVGTDGLDRPLLLMGKEGDDHHTVASWKAVWEHSSGWHRDLTLTGAAHASFTDAQSLVPQLAGAGVLPRETVEKLVGTVAPDRSVAAQRAYVTAFFDRWLRGCDGGLLDGPSARFPEVRFVR; this is encoded by the coding sequence GTGGGGATCGCCTCTCTGCACCTGGTGGACGGCGGCCGGCGCGACCCCTGGGTGGCCGAGCGCCGGTACCGGGAGTTGATGGTGAGTGTGCGCCATCCGGCCCGTGAGGCCGGCGGATGTCCGCTCGCGCCTCAGATGCTGCCGGGTGAGGCGGCGGCGTTCGAGGAGTGGAGCAACTTCTCGGGGGACATCGCGAAGGGTCTGGCCGACTGGGGCGCCACTCTTACGCACGCGCACCTCGGCGCGCCGGTCGCACGGCATGCCGGGCGGGGGTTCCCGGTGGTGCTCTACTCGCCGGGGGCGGGGGACCCGCGCTCGCTGGGCAGCACGCTCGCGGACGAGCTGGCCTCGCGGGGTTACGTCGTCGTCAGCGTTGACCACACGTACGAGGCTCCTGGGGTGCAGTTTCCGGACGGGCGGGTGGCCCGTACCCGTATGCCGGAGGAGGCCGGGAAGGCGCAGCGGCCCGAGCAGGTCGTCGCGCTGCTGAAGAAGCTGACGGCGGTGCGGGTGGCCGACACGCGGTTCGTCCTGGACGAGCTGGCGCGGCCCGCGGCGCTTCCGCGCGGGCTGCGGGGCGCGCTGGACCTGCGGGCGGTGGGGATGTTCGGGCAGTCCGGTGGTGGGTTCACGGCGGCGCAGGCCATGCACGACGACCGCCGGATCAAGGCGGCGGTGAACATGGACGGCGTGATGGGGTATACGCAGCGTGATGACGATCCCGCCAATCCGTCCACGGTCGGTACGGACGGGCTGGACCGCCCGCTGCTCCTGATGGGCAAGGAGGGCGACGACCACCACACGGTCGCCTCCTGGAAGGCGGTCTGGGAGCACAGTTCGGGGTGGCACCGGGATCTCACCCTGACCGGTGCCGCGCACGCGAGCTTCACGGACGCGCAGTCGCTGGTGCCGCAGCTGGCCGGGGCGGGTGTGCTGCCGCGCGAGACCGTCGAGAAGCTGGTGGGTACGGTCGCGCCGGACCGTTCGGTGGCCGCGCAGCGGGCGTATGTGACGGCGTTCTTCGACCGGTGGCTGCGGGGGTGCGACGGTGGGTTGCTGGACGGGCCGTCGGCCCGGTTCCCGGAGGTCCGGTTCGTACGGTGA
- a CDS encoding YbjN domain-containing protein, with amino-acid sequence MADDAARQVIEAALDDAGLTWESPTDGTYVVTLPGTRKLSTTCSLIVGKHSLSVNAFVVRRPDENHEAVHRWLLERNTRLYGVSYAIDKLGDVYLVGKLPLTAVTADELDRILGTVLENADGSFNTLLEMGFASAIRKEYEWRVARGESTRNLEAFSHLTQRPSD; translated from the coding sequence ATGGCTGACGACGCGGCACGACAGGTGATCGAGGCGGCTCTCGACGACGCCGGCCTGACGTGGGAATCGCCCACCGACGGCACGTACGTGGTGACCCTGCCCGGCACCCGCAAGCTCTCCACGACCTGCTCCCTGATCGTCGGCAAGCACTCCCTGTCCGTCAACGCCTTCGTCGTCCGCCGCCCGGACGAGAACCACGAGGCCGTGCACCGCTGGCTCCTGGAGCGCAACACCCGCCTGTACGGCGTGAGTTACGCGATCGACAAGCTCGGTGACGTCTACCTCGTCGGCAAACTCCCGCTCACGGCCGTCACCGCGGACGAACTCGACCGCATCCTCGGCACGGTCCTGGAGAACGCCGACGGCAGCTTCAACACCCTCCTGGAGATGGGCTTCGCCTCCGCCATCCGCAAGGAGTACGAGTGGCGGGTGGCGCGAGGGGAGTCGACGCGCAACCTGGAGGCGTTCAGCCACCTGACGCAGCGCCCGTCGGACTGA
- a CDS encoding glycosyltransferase: MSQYVSRLRSRPYGPFPGRSGLRLPGTARRPRRVAMLSVHTSPLHQPGTGDAGGMNVYIVELARKLASLNIEVEIFTRATTGTLPPAVELAPGVLVRHVDAGPYEGLAKEELPAQLCAFTHGVMQAWAGHRPGYYDLVHSHYWLSGHVGWLAAERWGVPLVHAMHTMAKVKNAALAAGDTPEPAARVIGETQIVRAADRLIANTDEEAGELMHHYEAERSKVAVVHPGVNLDRFRPADGGTPGADVSAAPDTAALDTSASRAAARARLGLPQDALIPLFAGRIQPLKAPDILLRAVAVLLDEDPSLRSRLVVPVVGGPSGSGLAKPEGLQKLAARLGITDVVLFRPPVGQEQLADWYRAASVLVMPSYSESFGLVAIEAQACGTPVVAAAVGGLPVAVRDGVSGFLISGHDPADYARALGRFARDTSLAGRMGGAAARHARSFGWDTAAAATAEVYTAAMQERRRHLRSPHG; encoded by the coding sequence GTGAGCCAATACGTGTCCAGGCTCCGCAGCCGTCCCTACGGTCCGTTCCCGGGCCGTTCCGGGCTGCGGCTGCCCGGAACGGCCCGCCGCCCCCGCCGGGTCGCCATGCTGAGCGTGCACACCTCCCCGCTGCACCAGCCGGGCACCGGCGACGCCGGCGGCATGAACGTCTACATCGTCGAGCTGGCCAGGAAGCTCGCCTCCCTCAACATCGAGGTGGAGATCTTCACCCGCGCCACCACCGGCACGCTCCCGCCCGCCGTCGAGCTGGCCCCCGGCGTCCTCGTACGGCACGTCGACGCCGGCCCGTACGAAGGCCTGGCCAAGGAGGAGCTGCCGGCCCAGCTCTGCGCCTTCACCCACGGCGTGATGCAGGCGTGGGCGGGCCACCGCCCCGGCTACTACGACCTGGTGCACTCCCACTACTGGCTCTCCGGCCACGTCGGCTGGCTCGCCGCCGAACGCTGGGGCGTCCCGCTCGTCCACGCCATGCACACCATGGCCAAGGTCAAGAACGCCGCGCTGGCCGCCGGCGACACCCCCGAACCCGCCGCGCGCGTCATCGGCGAGACCCAGATCGTGCGCGCCGCCGACCGGCTCATCGCCAACACGGACGAGGAAGCCGGGGAGCTGATGCACCACTACGAGGCCGAGCGGAGCAAGGTGGCCGTGGTGCATCCGGGGGTGAACCTGGACCGGTTCCGCCCCGCGGACGGGGGCACCCCCGGCGCCGACGTCTCCGCCGCCCCCGACACCGCCGCCCTCGACACCTCCGCTTCCCGCGCCGCCGCCCGCGCCCGCCTCGGCCTCCCCCAGGACGCCCTGATCCCGCTCTTCGCCGGCCGCATCCAGCCGCTGAAGGCCCCCGACATCCTGCTGCGCGCCGTCGCCGTCCTGCTGGACGAGGACCCGTCGCTGCGGTCGCGCCTGGTCGTCCCGGTGGTCGGCGGCCCCAGCGGCAGCGGCCTGGCCAAGCCCGAGGGCCTGCAGAAGCTGGCCGCCCGGCTCGGCATCACCGACGTCGTGCTCTTCCGCCCGCCGGTCGGGCAGGAGCAGCTCGCCGACTGGTACCGCGCCGCGTCCGTCCTGGTCATGCCGTCCTACAGCGAATCGTTCGGCCTGGTCGCGATCGAGGCCCAGGCGTGCGGCACACCGGTCGTCGCGGCCGCCGTCGGCGGTCTGCCGGTGGCCGTGCGCGACGGCGTCAGCGGGTTCCTGATATCCGGCCACGACCCGGCCGACTACGCCCGCGCCCTCGGCCGCTTCGCCCGGGACACCTCCCTGGCCGGCCGGATGGGCGGGGCCGCCGCCCGGCACGCCCGGTCCTTCGGCTGGGACACCGCCGCCGCCGCGACCGCCGAGGTGTACACCGCCGCGATGCAGGAGCGGCGCCGTCACCTACGATCTCCCCATGGCTGA
- a CDS encoding class I SAM-dependent methyltransferase has translation MVRSTSASPASPPPSRPLGNATRGTTNPNRLRRMDRWIAATHAAALRRGPAPVAVDLGYGAAPWTAVELLARLRTVRADAQVVGIEIDPARVAAAAPYACPGLVFAHGGFEVPLPGRRPPVLIRAANVLRQYAEDEVAAVWERLCARLAPDGLLVEGTCDEIGRRHVWVALGPEGPRTVTFAARLSALETPSDLAERLPKALIHRNVPGQPVHAFLRDFDRAWAAAAPYASLGARQRWMRSVLALSTAWPLADGPRRWRQGEVTVRWEALAPV, from the coding sequence ATGGTCCGCAGCACGTCCGCGTCTCCCGCCTCTCCCCCGCCCTCCCGCCCCCTCGGGAACGCGACCCGCGGAACCACCAATCCGAACCGGCTGCGGCGCATGGACCGCTGGATCGCCGCCACCCACGCCGCCGCGCTGCGCCGCGGCCCCGCCCCCGTCGCCGTGGACCTCGGCTACGGCGCCGCGCCGTGGACGGCCGTGGAACTGCTGGCCCGGCTGCGTACGGTACGGGCCGACGCGCAGGTGGTCGGCATCGAGATCGACCCGGCGCGGGTCGCCGCGGCGGCGCCGTACGCGTGCCCGGGGCTGGTCTTCGCGCACGGCGGTTTCGAGGTGCCGCTGCCGGGGCGGCGCCCGCCGGTGCTGATCCGGGCGGCGAACGTACTGCGCCAGTACGCCGAGGACGAGGTCGCCGCCGTCTGGGAGCGGCTGTGCGCGCGGCTGGCGCCGGACGGGCTGCTGGTGGAGGGCACCTGCGACGAGATCGGGCGGCGGCACGTGTGGGTGGCGCTGGGCCCGGAAGGGCCGCGCACGGTGACTTTCGCGGCCCGGCTCAGCGCCCTGGAAACCCCGTCCGACCTGGCAGAGCGCCTGCCGAAGGCACTGATCCACCGCAATGTGCCGGGCCAGCCCGTGCACGCGTTCCTGCGGGACTTCGACCGGGCGTGGGCGGCGGCCGCCCCGTACGCGTCGCTGGGCGCGCGGCAGCGGTGGATGCGCAGTGTGCTCGCCCTGAGTACGGCATGGCCGCTGGCCGACGGGCCGCGGCGGTGGCGGCAGGGGGAGGTCACGGTGCGGTGGGAGGCACTGGCGCCGGTGTGA
- a CDS encoding helix-turn-helix transcriptional regulator → MGVHTEPEIRAFLKARRAALDPAELGLPDGLTRRRVRGLRREEVAQLAGISVDYYTRIEQGRANAISEPVLDAIERALRLTDAEARYLRNVAGPRRSAPAPEPERRVRPEIRHLLDALDETVPAYIQGPGMDVLAWNRLAARLAFDYDAIEPARRNNALLIFLDPSARTLHLDWETIAESVVGNLRAEAGRSPESPRLCAVIGELLDHSADFRRLWEAQSVQEKCSGTKRVRHPEAGELVLCYESFRLPQEAEQTLCTYTAPRDSPTDRKLRELARRVGVGAGAR, encoded by the coding sequence ATGGGCGTGCACACGGAACCCGAGATCAGAGCGTTTCTCAAGGCGCGCCGCGCCGCGCTGGACCCGGCCGAACTCGGCCTGCCGGACGGCCTCACCCGGCGCCGCGTGCGCGGCCTGCGGCGCGAGGAGGTCGCGCAGCTGGCCGGTATCAGCGTCGACTACTACACGCGCATCGAACAGGGCCGCGCCAACGCCATCTCGGAACCGGTGCTGGACGCCATCGAACGCGCCCTGCGGCTGACCGACGCCGAGGCCCGCTACCTGCGCAACGTGGCCGGACCACGGCGCTCCGCCCCGGCCCCGGAGCCCGAGCGGCGCGTACGGCCCGAGATCCGGCACCTGCTGGACGCCCTCGACGAGACCGTCCCCGCGTACATCCAGGGCCCCGGCATGGACGTCCTCGCCTGGAACCGCCTCGCCGCCCGCCTCGCCTTCGACTACGACGCGATCGAGCCCGCCCGGCGCAACAACGCCCTCCTGATCTTCCTCGACCCGTCCGCCCGCACCCTCCACCTGGACTGGGAGACGATCGCGGAGAGCGTCGTCGGCAATCTGCGCGCCGAGGCCGGACGCAGCCCGGAAAGCCCCCGGCTGTGCGCCGTCATCGGCGAACTCCTCGACCACAGCGCCGACTTCCGGCGCCTGTGGGAGGCCCAGTCCGTACAGGAGAAGTGCAGCGGCACCAAGCGTGTGCGGCACCCCGAGGCCGGCGAACTCGTCCTCTGCTACGAGAGTTTCCGGCTGCCCCAGGAAGCCGAGCAGACGCTGTGCACCTACACGGCGCCGCGCGATTCACCGACGGACCGGAAGCTGCGGGAGCTCGCCCGGAGGGTGGGGGTGGGGGCGGGGGCGCGGTAG
- a CDS encoding aldo/keto reductase: MQRRILGGTGISVSEYALGAMMFGAWGNKDHDESVRIVHRALDAGINFIDTADVYAAGESEEIVGKALRGRREDVVLATKFFNRMGPDANHGGNSRRWIVRAVEDSLRRLGTDYIDLYQAHRPDPATDIDETLGALSDLVRSGKVRAVGSSTFPAEAMVEAQWVAERRGHVRFRSEQPPYSMLARGVEAAVLPTAQRYGMGVLTWGPLSAGWLSGRDLSASGRAALENAKFDLSVPENARKAEAVTELAKVASEAGLTLPHLATAFVRSHPAVTSVIIGPRTYDQLESLLDGAEVRLGADVLDRIDAIVPPGTDLNKADSYYTPPALADASLRRR; the protein is encoded by the coding sequence ATGCAGCGCAGGATTCTTGGCGGCACCGGCATCTCGGTCAGCGAGTACGCGCTCGGCGCGATGATGTTCGGGGCCTGGGGAAACAAGGACCATGACGAGAGCGTGCGGATCGTGCACCGCGCGCTGGACGCGGGGATCAACTTCATCGACACCGCGGACGTGTACGCGGCGGGCGAGTCCGAGGAGATCGTCGGCAAGGCGCTCCGGGGGCGGCGCGAGGACGTGGTCCTGGCCACCAAGTTCTTCAACCGGATGGGGCCGGACGCCAACCACGGCGGCAACTCGCGGCGTTGGATCGTACGGGCGGTGGAGGACAGCCTGCGGCGGCTGGGCACCGACTACATCGACCTCTACCAGGCGCACCGCCCCGATCCGGCGACCGATATCGACGAGACGCTGGGCGCGCTCTCGGATCTCGTACGGTCCGGGAAGGTGCGGGCGGTGGGCAGTTCCACCTTCCCCGCCGAGGCGATGGTCGAGGCGCAGTGGGTCGCCGAGCGCCGGGGCCATGTGCGCTTCCGCAGCGAGCAGCCGCCGTACTCGATGCTGGCGCGCGGCGTGGAGGCGGCGGTACTGCCGACCGCGCAGCGGTACGGGATGGGCGTGCTGACCTGGGGGCCGCTCAGCGCGGGCTGGCTGTCCGGGCGGGACCTGTCGGCCAGTGGGCGGGCCGCCCTGGAGAACGCGAAGTTCGATCTGTCCGTCCCGGAGAACGCGCGCAAGGCGGAGGCGGTCACCGAGCTGGCGAAGGTCGCGTCCGAGGCCGGGCTGACGCTGCCGCACCTGGCGACGGCGTTCGTACGGTCGCATCCGGCGGTCACGTCCGTGATCATCGGGCCGCGCACGTACGACCAGCTGGAAAGCCTGCTGGACGGTGCGGAGGTGAGGCTCGGCGCGGACGTGCTGGACCGTATCGACGCGATCGTGCCGCCGGGCACGGACCTGAACAAGGCCGACAGCTACTACACCCCGCCGGCCCTCGCGGACGCGTCGCTGCGGCGGCGGTAG
- a CDS encoding Hsp20/alpha crystallin family protein, which yields MLMRTDPFREIDRLTQQVFGTAARPAALPMDAYRSGDEFVIHFDLPGVDPESIDLDIERNVLTVRAERAAAAPEGAEMIASERTTGKFSRQLFLGETLDSERVDASYENGVLTLRIPVAEQAKPRKIQITGGSSRRQISQ from the coding sequence ATGCTCATGCGCACCGATCCGTTCCGCGAGATCGACCGCCTCACCCAGCAGGTCTTCGGCACGGCGGCGCGTCCGGCGGCGCTGCCGATGGACGCCTACCGGTCCGGCGACGAATTCGTGATCCACTTCGACCTGCCGGGGGTCGACCCGGAGAGCATCGATCTCGACATCGAGCGCAACGTGCTCACCGTCCGCGCCGAGCGCGCCGCCGCCGCCCCGGAGGGCGCCGAGATGATCGCGAGCGAGCGGACGACCGGCAAGTTCAGCCGGCAGCTGTTCCTCGGTGAGACGCTCGACAGCGAGCGGGTGGACGCGTCGTACGAGAACGGCGTCCTGACGCTGCGCATCCCCGTCGCGGAGCAGGCGAAGCCGCGCAAGATCCAGATCACGGGCGGCAGCTCGCGCCGGCAGATTTCCCAGTGA
- a CDS encoding NUDIX hydrolase, with protein MSVPGKPVKAAGCVLWRRSPDDGGLEIALVHRPKYDDWSHPKGKLKRDEDWLAGALREVSEETGMRCHPGAGLPTVHYLANGRPKEVRYWAAEAIGGDFEPNHEVDRLLWLPPEQARRILTQGRDRELVDALLEALHEVGGG; from the coding sequence ATGTCGGTGCCCGGGAAACCCGTCAAGGCGGCGGGCTGTGTGCTGTGGCGTCGTTCCCCCGACGACGGCGGACTCGAAATAGCCCTGGTCCACCGGCCGAAATACGACGACTGGTCACACCCGAAAGGGAAACTGAAACGCGACGAGGACTGGCTCGCCGGCGCCCTGCGCGAAGTGTCCGAGGAAACCGGAATGCGATGCCACCCCGGCGCCGGACTCCCCACCGTCCATTACCTGGCCAACGGCCGCCCCAAAGAGGTCCGTTACTGGGCGGCCGAGGCGATCGGGGGCGACTTCGAGCCGAACCACGAGGTCGACCGACTGCTGTGGCTGCCCCCGGAACAGGCCCGGCGCATTCTCACGCAGGGGCGGGACCGGGAATTGGTCGACGCGCTGCTGGAAGCGTTGCACGAGGTGGGCGGGGGCTGA
- a CDS encoding CHAD domain-containing protein, whose amino-acid sequence MTPGGAGVAQRHDFPPLRYEPAGSVGAPAALADGPARPGPPSRPGGRPRPYGTVGAALTGRTAREVLAAYLHHQATDFLRSLRSHRDSGSDAESTREAARQLRASARRIGGALHTFRPLTDEKWADQLRGELAWLSGTLGREHASTARLDRLLGALQRLTGRAERDREAVPVRTAKGNATTLEGPPPSSGREGADAGETDTVLATGAARAGALLERQITLARTRAHSAALQALGSSRFHAVADAVAVLASEAPLTAAADRPAEDVLPPLAEQAHRRLAEAVAVLPLARAGHPYNADALTSDARQDAPWHQVRVLARLSRYAQEVLDPDDIDPRLAEAGRALERHRDAAEAAAAAAAAARTPRIAPATAYALGVLHADQRHEVEAARFVFGRAWLPGPVPEAAQPVRKG is encoded by the coding sequence TTGACGCCCGGAGGCGCCGGCGTGGCCCAGCGACATGACTTCCCCCCGCTCCGCTACGAGCCCGCCGGGTCCGTCGGCGCGCCCGCCGCGCTGGCCGACGGCCCGGCACGCCCCGGTCCGCCGTCGCGCCCCGGCGGCCGGCCACGCCCGTACGGGACCGTCGGCGCCGCTCTTACGGGACGCACCGCCCGCGAAGTCCTCGCCGCCTATCTGCACCACCAGGCGACGGACTTCCTGCGCAGCCTGCGCTCCCACCGCGACAGCGGCTCCGACGCGGAAAGCACCCGCGAGGCGGCCCGCCAACTGCGTGCCTCCGCCCGGCGGATCGGCGGCGCGCTGCACACCTTCCGCCCGCTCACGGACGAGAAGTGGGCCGACCAGCTGCGCGGCGAACTGGCCTGGCTGTCGGGGACGCTGGGCCGCGAACACGCCAGTACGGCTCGGCTGGACCGCCTGCTGGGAGCGCTGCAACGGCTGACCGGCCGGGCGGAGCGGGACCGCGAGGCCGTCCCCGTCCGTACGGCCAAGGGGAACGCCACCACGCTCGAAGGGCCGCCCCCTTCCTCCGGCCGGGAGGGCGCGGACGCCGGTGAGACCGACACCGTCCTCGCCACCGGAGCCGCCCGGGCCGGGGCCCTGCTGGAACGGCAGATCACCCTCGCCCGCACCCGCGCGCACTCCGCCGCCCTCCAGGCGCTCGGCTCCTCCCGCTTCCACGCGGTCGCCGACGCCGTGGCCGTACTGGCCTCGGAGGCGCCGCTCACCGCCGCCGCGGACCGGCCGGCGGAGGACGTACTGCCGCCGCTGGCCGAACAGGCCCACCGGCGGCTCGCGGAAGCCGTCGCCGTACTGCCGCTGGCCCGCGCCGGACACCCGTACAACGCGGACGCGCTCACCTCCGACGCCCGGCAGGACGCGCCCTGGCACCAGGTCCGGGTCCTGGCCCGTCTGAGCCGGTACGCACAGGAAGTGCTCGACCCCGACGACATCGACCCCCGGCTCGCGGAGGCCGGCCGGGCCCTGGAACGCCACCGCGACGCCGCCGAGGCCGCGGCGGCCGCGGCGGCCGCCGCCCGCACCCCGCGCATCGCCCCCGCCACCGCCTACGCGCTCGGCGTCCTGCACGCCGACCAGCGCCACGAGGTCGAGGCGGCGCGCTTCGTGTTCGGCCGGGCCTGGCTTCCGGGCCCGGTACCCGAGGCGGCCCAGCCGGTCCGGAAGGGGTGA
- a CDS encoding RNA degradosome polyphosphate kinase, whose product MNQQPSAQATDRTETSASTATSRAAAPVPPSAQPSVGSIAAHRPHAVAVPVPELEPDLDADLDDYEESGAPGADGEELPAGRFLDRERSWLAFNERVLELAEDPATPLLERANFLAIFASNLDEFFMVRVAGLKRRIATGVATRSASGLQPREVLDLIWTRSRELMARHAACYQQDVAPELADQGIHLIRWPDLTEKEQARLFTLFRQQIFPVLTPLAVDPAHPFPYISGLSLNLAVVVRNPVSGHDHFARVKVPPLLSRFLEAAPQRYVPIEDVIAAHLEELFPGMEVRAHHMFRVTRNEDLEVEEDDAENLLQALEKELMRRRFGPPVRLEVEETIDPAVLDLLVQELKVSDSEVYPLPGPLDLTGLFGIGALDRPELKYPKFVAGTHRDLAEVESASAPDVFAALRARDVLLHHPYDSFSTSVQAFLEQAAADPDVLAIKQTLYRTSGDSPIVDALIDAAESGKQVLVLVEIKARFDEQANIKWARKLEEAGCHVVYGLVGLKTHCKLSLVVRQEGEMLRRYSHVGTGNYHPKTARLYEDLGLLTADPQVGADLSDLFNRLSGYSRRETYRRLLVAPKSLRDGLVQRITKEIAHHRAGRPAYVRIKVNSMVDEAVIDALYRASQAGVPVDVWVRGICALRPGVEGLSENIRVRSVLGRFLEHSRVFAFGNGGEPEVWLGSADMMHRNLDRRIEALVRVTDQGHRAALNRLLETGTSDTTSSWHLGPDGNWTRHAVDADGAPLRNVQEMLIDARRRRRGPAT is encoded by the coding sequence ATGAACCAGCAGCCCAGCGCCCAGGCGACGGACCGGACCGAGACGAGCGCGTCGACGGCCACGTCCCGGGCGGCGGCCCCCGTGCCGCCGTCCGCCCAGCCGTCGGTGGGCTCCATAGCCGCGCACCGACCGCACGCGGTCGCCGTGCCGGTGCCCGAGCTGGAGCCGGACCTCGACGCCGACCTGGACGATTACGAGGAGTCCGGCGCGCCCGGCGCCGACGGCGAGGAACTGCCCGCCGGCCGCTTCCTGGACCGCGAGCGGAGCTGGCTGGCGTTCAACGAGCGGGTGCTGGAACTGGCCGAGGACCCGGCCACCCCGCTGCTCGAACGGGCCAACTTCCTCGCGATCTTCGCGAGCAACCTGGACGAGTTCTTCATGGTCCGCGTCGCGGGCCTCAAACGGCGCATCGCGACCGGCGTCGCCACCCGCTCCGCCTCCGGCCTCCAGCCCCGCGAGGTGCTGGACCTCATCTGGACCCGCTCCCGCGAGCTGATGGCGCGGCACGCCGCCTGCTACCAGCAGGACGTCGCCCCCGAACTCGCCGACCAGGGCATCCACCTGATCCGCTGGCCCGATCTGACCGAGAAGGAGCAGGCCCGGCTGTTCACCCTGTTCCGGCAGCAGATCTTCCCGGTCCTCACGCCGCTGGCGGTCGACCCGGCGCACCCGTTCCCGTACATCTCCGGCCTGTCCCTCAACCTGGCCGTCGTCGTACGCAATCCGGTCAGCGGCCACGACCACTTCGCACGGGTGAAGGTGCCGCCGCTGCTCTCCCGCTTCCTGGAGGCCGCGCCGCAGCGGTACGTGCCCATCGAGGACGTGATCGCCGCCCACCTGGAGGAACTCTTCCCGGGGATGGAGGTGCGGGCGCACCACATGTTCCGGGTGACCCGCAACGAGGACCTGGAGGTCGAGGAGGACGACGCGGAGAACCTGCTCCAGGCGCTGGAGAAGGAGCTGATGCGGCGCCGCTTCGGGCCGCCGGTGCGCCTGGAGGTCGAGGAGACCATCGACCCCGCCGTACTGGACCTGCTCGTCCAGGAGCTGAAGGTCTCCGACTCCGAGGTCTATCCGCTGCCCGGCCCCCTGGACCTGACCGGCCTGTTCGGCATAGGCGCGCTGGACCGCCCGGAGCTGAAGTACCCCAAGTTCGTGGCGGGCACCCACCGCGACCTCGCCGAGGTCGAGTCGGCCTCGGCGCCCGACGTCTTCGCCGCGCTGCGCGCCCGCGACGTGCTGCTCCACCACCCGTACGACTCGTTCTCCACCTCCGTACAGGCCTTCCTGGAGCAGGCCGCGGCCGACCCGGACGTCCTGGCGATCAAGCAGACGCTCTACCGCACCTCGGGAGACTCACCGATCGTCGACGCCCTGATAGACGCCGCCGAATCCGGCAAGCAGGTGCTCGTCCTCGTCGAGATCAAGGCGCGCTTCGACGAGCAGGCCAACATCAAATGGGCGCGCAAACTGGAGGAGGCGGGCTGCCATGTCGTGTACGGGCTGGTCGGGCTCAAGACGCACTGCAAACTGTCGCTGGTCGTCCGCCAGGAAGGCGAGATGCTGCGCCGTTACTCGCACGTGGGGACGGGCAACTACCACCCCAAGACTGCCCGGCTGTACGAGGACCTGGGGCTGCTGACCGCCGACCCGCAGGTGGGCGCGGACCTCTCCGACCTCTTCAACCGGCTCAGCGGCTACTCCCGCCGGGAGACCTACCGGCGGCTGCTGGTGGCCCCCAAGTCGCTGCGCGACGGCCTCGTCCAGCGCATCACCAAGGAGATCGCCCACCACCGCGCGGGGCGGCCCGCCTACGTCCGCATCAAGGTCAACTCGATGGTGGACGAGGCCGTCATCGACGCGCTGTACCGCGCGTCGCAGGCCGGTGTGCCGGTCGACGTGTGGGTCCGCGGCATCTGCGCCCTGCGGCCCGGCGTCGAGGGGCTCAGCGAGAACATCCGGGTCCGCAGCGTCCTCGGCCGCTTCCTCGAACACTCCCGGGTCTTCGCGTTCGGCAACGGCGGCGAGCCCGAAGTCTGGCTGGGCAGCGCCGACATGATGCACCGCAACCTCGACCGGCGGATCGAGGCGCTGGTACGGGTCACCGACCAGGGCCACCGCGCCGCCCTCAACCGGCTCCTGGAGACCGGCACGTCGGACACCACCTCGTCCTGGCACCTGGGGCCGGACGGCAACTGGACCCGGCACGCGGTCGACGCGGACGGCGCGCCGCTGCGCAACGTACAGGAAATGCTCATTGACGCCCGGAGGCGCCGGCGTGGCCCAGCGACATGA
- a CDS encoding ATP-binding protein has product MGPTTEGSPAGEPERPPGGPDPDLPPEECCLETGFTSAGLPRLRVLTGAYAAHLGLAGRGREALLLSANEVADNAIRHAGGGGRLALYRDGPLVCCRVCDDGPGFDPSVVPERAPGLGSPTGWGLWTVRQLTDGLEIGRGDGDRSRGAVVTFWVRLTRSVR; this is encoded by the coding sequence ATGGGACCGACGACCGAGGGTTCCCCGGCCGGGGAGCCGGAGCGGCCGCCGGGAGGACCGGACCCGGACCTGCCGCCCGAGGAGTGCTGCCTGGAGACCGGTTTCACCTCGGCCGGCCTGCCGAGGCTGCGCGTCCTGACCGGCGCGTACGCGGCACACCTGGGGCTGGCGGGACGCGGGCGCGAGGCGCTGCTGCTGTCCGCCAACGAGGTGGCCGACAACGCGATCCGGCACGCGGGGGGCGGCGGGCGGCTGGCGCTGTACCGCGACGGGCCCCTGGTGTGCTGCCGCGTCTGCGACGACGGCCCGGGCTTCGACCCGTCCGTCGTCCCGGAACGCGCCCCCGGGCTGGGCAGCCCCACGGGGTGGGGCCTGTGGACCGTACGGCAGCTGACGGACGGCCTGGAGATCGGCCGGGGCGACGGCGACCGGTCCCGGGGTGCCGTCGTCACGTTCTGGGTACGGCTGACGCGCTCGGTCCGCTGA